A single window of Musa acuminata AAA Group cultivar baxijiao unplaced genomic scaffold, Cavendish_Baxijiao_AAA HiC_scaffold_64, whole genome shotgun sequence DNA harbors:
- the LOC135654427 gene encoding ATP synthase subunit beta, chloroplastic, giving the protein MRINPTPSSPAVSTLEEQNLGRIAQIIGPVLDVVFPPGKMPNIYNALVVKGRDTIGQQINVTCEVQQLLGNNRVRAVAMSATDGLMRGMEVIDTGAPLSVPVGGATLGRIFNVLGEPVDNLGPVDTSTTSPIHRPAPAFIQLETKLSIFETGIKVVDLLAPYRRGGKIGLFGGAGVGKTVLIMELINNIAKAHGGVSVFGGVGERTREGNDLYMEMKESGVINEKNIAESKVALVYGQMNEPPGARMRVGLTALTMAEYFRDVNEQDVLLFIDNIFRFVQAGSEVSALLGRMPSAVGYQPTLSTEMGSLQERITSTKEGSITSIQAVYVPADDLTDPAPATTFAHLDATTVLSRGLAAKGIYPAVDPLDSTSTMLQPRIVGEEHYETAQRVKQTSQRYKELQDIIAILGLDELSEEDRLTVARARKIERFLSQPFFVAEVFTGSPGKYVGLAETIRGFQLILSGELDSLPEQAFYLVGNIDEATAKAMNLEEESKLKK; this is encoded by the coding sequence atgagaatcaaTCCTACCCCTTCTAGTCCTGCGGTTTCcacacttgaagaacaaaacctAGGGCGTATCGCTCAAATTATTGGCCCAGTACTGGATGTTGTTTTTCCTCCGGGCAAGATGCCTAATATTTATAACGCTTTGGTAGTTAAGGGTCGAGATACTATTGGTCAGCAAATTAATGTGACTTGTGAGGTACAACAATTATTAGGAAATAATCGAGTTAGAGCTGTAGCTATGAGTGCTACAGATGGACTGATGAGAGGAATGGAAGTGATTGACACGGGAGCTCCTCTAAGCGTTCCAGTCGGTGGAGCTACCCTCGGACGAATTTTCAACGTTCTTGGGGAGCCTGTTGATAATTTAGGTCCTGTAGATACTAGCACAACATCTCCTATTCATAGACCTGCACCTGCCTTTATACAGTTAGAGACGAAATTATCAATCTTTGAAACAGGAATTAAAGTAGTGGATCTTTTAGCTCCTTATCGCCGTGGAGGAAAAATCGGACTATTTGGAGGAGCTGGAGTAGGTAAAACAGTACTCATCATGGAATTGATCAACAACATTGCCAAAGCTCATGGAGGCGTATCTGTATTTGGCGGAGTAGGCGAACGTACTCGTGAAGGAAATGATCTTTACATGGAAATGAAAGAATCCGgagtaattaatgaaaaaaatattgcagAATCAAAAGTAGCTCTAGTCTACGGTCAAATGAATGAACCGCCGGGAGCTCGTATGAGAGTTGGTTTGACTGCCCTAACTATGGCGGAATATTTCCGGGATGTTAATGAACAAGACGTACTTCTATTCATCGACAATATCTTTCGTTTCGTCCAAGCAGGATCAGAAGTATCCGCCTTATTGGGGAGAATGCCTTCTGCAGTGGGTTATCAACCTACCCTTAGTACAGAAATGGGTTCTTTGCAAGAAAGAATTACTTCTACCAAAGAGGGATCTATAACTTCGATCCAAGCCGTTTATGTACCTGCGGACGATTTGACCGACCCTGCTCCTGCCACGacatttgcacatttagatgctaCTACCGTATTATCGAGAGGATTAGCTGCCAAAGGTATTTATCCAGCAGTGGATCCTTTAGATTCAACGTCAACTATGTTACAACCTCGGATCGTTGGCGAGGAACATTATGAAACTGCGCAAAGAGTTAAGCAAACTTCACAACGTTACAAAGAACTTCAGGACATTATAGCTATTCTTGGGTTGGACGAATTATCCGAAGAAGATCGTTTAACTGTAGCAAGAGCACGAAAAATCGAGCGTTTCTTATCACAACCCTTCTTCGTGGCAGAAGTATTTACTGGTTCTCCAGGAAAATATGTTGGTCTTGCAGAAACAATTAGGGGGTTTCAACTGATCCTTTCCGGAGAATTAGACAGTCTTCCCGAGCAGGCCTTTTATTTAGTAGGTAACATCGATGAAGCTACCGCGAAAGCTATGAACTTAGAAGAGGAGAGCAAATTGAAGAAATGA